The following are from one region of the Lytechinus variegatus isolate NC3 chromosome 4, Lvar_3.0, whole genome shotgun sequence genome:
- the LOC121413936 gene encoding DNA-(apurinic or apyrimidinic site) endonuclease-like isoform X2, protein MRKQESNASNDKDVDQKKTKVEESEPKEEVYTTDRKSESGKAYNLKISAWNIGGMKAWIKKGGIDYITKESPDIFFAQETKVDATKPPPEAALDDYHITYNAAEKKGYSGVALFSKKKPISVTKGMGIEEHDKEGRMITAEYDLFYFVGVYVPNSSRGLVRLDYRQEWDKDFMAYLKKLDAKKPVICCGDMNVAHEEIDLKNPKSNRNKTPGFTDQEREGFTALLDTGFVDSFRHLYPEQADAYSFWTYMGNCRAKNVGWRLDYGVISKSLLPKLCDNQMRTQTFGSDHCPMVVYMAM, encoded by the exons GAGTCGGAGCCAAAGGAAGAGGTCTACACCACAGATAggaaatcagagtcgggaaa aGCATACAACTTGAAAATCTCAGCATGGAACATTGGAGGAATGAAAGCATGGATCAAG aaaGGAGGGATCGATTACATCACCAAGGAATCCCCTGATATCTTCTTTGCACAAGAGACCAAAGTCGACGCAACGAAGCCCCCTCCCGAGGCAGCTCTGGACGACTACCACATCACCTACAACGCAGCGGAGAAGAAGGGGTATTCGGGCGTGGCCCTGTTCTCGAAGAAGAAGCCAATCAGTGTTACCAAAGGCatgg gTATTGAAGAGCACGATAAAGAAGGGCGTATGATCACGGCGGAGTATGACTTGTTCTATTTTGTAGGGGTCT ATGTCCCCAATTCTAGCAGAGGTCTTGTCAG GTTGGATTACAGACAAGAATGGGACAAAGATTTCATGGCCTATCTCAAAAAGCTTGACGCCAAGAAACCTGTCATATGTTGTGGTGACATGAATGTTGCACATGAGGAGATAG ATCTGAAGAATCCAAAGAGCAACCGCAACAAGACGCCTGGCTTCACTGACCAAGAGAGGGAGGGCTTCACTGCGCTCCTTGACACAGGTTTTGTGGATTCCTTCCGTCATCTGTACCCAGAGCAGGCAGATGCATATTCGTTCTGGACCTACATGGGAAACTGCAGGGCAAAGAATGTTGGCTG gagGCTAGATTACGGTGTGATTTCCAAGTCGCTCTTGCCAAAGCTGTGCGATAACCAGATGAGAACGCAGACGTTCGGAAGTGACCACTGCCCCATGGTGGTCTACATGGCCATGTGA